From the Echeneis naucrates chromosome 7, fEcheNa1.1, whole genome shotgun sequence genome, the window atgtaaacaaatagcTTTAAAACAAATCTACAGTACAGTTCAATGTACAATCAAATCTAGTGGtctaagaaaaaataaaaaagtaaagatTGAAACAAGAAGAcgattcatttttaaagaattttcCTATTGTAAAAGATGCCGTCATGTCCTCAGCTGTACTTCCATAAACTACAATGAAGACTGCTTATTTTGCAATAAGAAACACTTTTAAAAACGTATCTTACATATGCATTactattattgtcattatttcagGTTAATACACACATTTCCAACAGAATTATCCTGAAGAGTACTTTAATTTTTCTCCCCTACAACAGTTCCAGCAACCTCACTTATCAACCAGACTGCACTTCTGCTGCCTCATAAAACTGCTCCTTCAGTAGTCTGAAGGTTTTTTCCTCCCCACTTCTGTCAGTACAGCAGGACTGGGATTTGGGCaaaagactttctttttttgtgtttttttttgtttttttttttgttttgtttgttttgttgttgttgatgttttttttttttttttgttcttaaaaGCTGCTGAGGAAATCTCTACTTGTCCAAATACACTGGCAGAAATGTTAGTACCTATTATTCAAGATAAACAGCAATACAGAACCTGCTGGTCTGGTGTTTGTACCACtccacacaaaatgaaatgtcgATTTGTACATTAGCATTTCTCAGAGTATGATTACtctgaacaaaaaggaaatcCCATCTGTACAACAGTGAGATCTACTGGGAATGAAATATATGTGAGGCTTGGAGTAGAGCATTGCCACCTGTGCaagcaaagcaaagcatgtATGAAGCTGAAACCGTCAACCTGTCCTGCCTAcgagaaagtaaaagaaaggaagagaaaaaaaaaaaaagacaaaatagaCACCACTTTGTCATGGAAACCTCTGCTGAACAGTCCTGGGTTTCTCATTGCGAAGCAGACATTTTTGTACAAGCATGATGGAACAGCTTTTGCGGAAATTTTGCAACATGCTACAGCCTCTGACACAAATATTCTACATTACTTACTGTGTCGTTTTAGATTGAATAGGCCTTCACTAACACATAGACTAATTACatgatttctttatatttacaaaatctttaaaaagcAATTTATTTCTCTACACATAGGACTTGTTAAATACCCTCATgcactaaaagaaaaaagaaatgcagtctACTTGTTAAAAGCatcattttgtttcactgtggACTACAAGTCAAGAGAAATCAAGTCAAAGCTATATGTGAGCTTAGCggcaaaaaaatctaaaaacattAAGCGAGAATATacatcaggggaaaaaaaaagattctccGTTTGAGTGCGTTACGTctgggagaaaacaaaaagtgcaggTTGGCTTCCTTACACAGTTCAAAACAAATGCAGGCCAAGTTTTCCTGGGAattgaaatataataaataaaaaaatgaacagtaaaAATCAGCAATCCGGTGATAACTAAACTACACTGAGTACCACCACTAAggtaaaaacaggaaaatctTGACCATATATATGCTGAAGGgaattgttgtttttccttttttttttgtacttgtgtgtttttagatCATGGTTCCTTTGACATGaagctgtggggggggggtgttgaaGCAGTGACTATGAGGATCTGAGTGAGttgatgatgtgtgtgtctgtgtgtgagagagagaggttgtgTTGGGTGCAATGTGGGactctggtgtgtttgtgtagttgtttcAGTAGGTGAGGGTGGAGTCATCCcattccagctgctgctgtctgctcgCCCCCTGCTGGTCCTCCGGCTCCACGCCCTCCTCATCTTCGCTGCTCTCTGACTCAGCACTCGTGatatcatcttcctcctctccgtcctcactttcctcctcctcctcctcctcttcctcactgctgTGCTGGTCCTCGTACGTCTGTGTTAGATACGGGGGGTGCAGAGGGGTTTCAGCGTCCTCACTTTTTCTCTATGCATTGATCTTATAATCTCAGTTTTTCAGTTATTCTCTGAATGCCTTCCACGGCCTTTTATGCTTTTTATGtgtgtcacattttcacactgtatgaaaagaaaatcaacatttaaTGTTTAAGAACTGTTATAGACCTGCAAAACAGGTCCAGAAAGCCCCCTGAATTTCAGATATTCTTTCAGCCTGACATGTTGTCCTGTTTCGATAGTAACTGCTCACAATAAGAACAGATTAAagccagacacacaaagaccttCCATCATTGCCATCCCAaatataatgttttgttttacattaatgaTGCGTGGTGTCTGTTAATATGTACAGTATACTTTTTAGAGCAGGGAGTGTAAGTATATGGCTGCCCCCTGGTGATTGGGCACAGGGTAATAGGACATCTTGTAACAACATGTCAGTGAAGTGAACAGAGCACGCTCACCAAACTGGTTTTGGTATAATGAGACTACACAGAGGAAAGCTCTACTGCGATTACAGCTTTACTGTTTGCTCAATGTTGGACTGCATTTTAATAAAGCATCTTGTATTATGCCATTCTTAAACATGAAACACGTACGCAGCACAATGTGGTGATCTTTGCTATGCCAGAAATTCAGATTTATAAATCCTGCAATAGCGTGACTCAgcagtttttttaattaaaaaaaaaaaaaaaaggggcggggggggggtgttgggtCACTGTGgctcaaaatgaaattaactAAGTGCacacaatattttaaaacaggTATAAATCCACTGTGCAAAGGTTTATATCCTGGTCACAAGTCTTAGGACTTTTAGACAAAATTGATGCCATTTTCTTTGCTGGGTTGCAAAATCTTTGTTCAAGATCATCATGAGGGTAACTTATCGCACACTATAATCCAAATATAAttctttaatttaaatttactCCACTGTGTAACACCAAAAATATCCACAACAAAGTCTCTCTAAGGCCAGGACATTCCCGCAGGACCGTCAATCACAGGAGCTTAGATAAAACTAGGGCACAGTCACAACATCACCCAGAGAGCATTAGCAGGTGAAAAGCTGCTGCAAAACACCCACAATTGGATACAGTGAAATTCTATTAGTAAAATGTCATCTTTATGCTGCTGATTCGCcgcacaaaaagacacacattttGCCTTCTTGCAAAGAAATGGGGGTGTGTTTTTACCTCCATAGGGTTGACGGTGATGGTGAGAGCCGAGTCGTCCCAGTCCATTTCATTCTCCTTGCCGTTTTCCTGGTCTCTCATGGTGCGCTGGTGTGCCGCTCGGATGCGGAACACACCGAGGATGATCATGAACACCAGGAAGCTAACACACACCACAATAACAATGGTGGCAGCACTGGGAACCACTGCAAGGAAGCAAACGCACAACATAAAATGAGAGGCTACAAACAGTGGCTCATTCACATTTACAAAACGCTGTTCGACCTTTTATGTGGGGAGATCCGGCTTCCCCAACTGTCTGAAAGTATTTCTGTGGTTTCAGTTTATGGTGCCCCTCCTTTCTCAGTAAACTGGAACCAAATCAGCAACTCTAGGTGTATGTCTTCTTTGAAATAGCTCTGCTTTTTTCTTACCAGCCTGCTCCACTCTGCCCCACTTCACAGCGAAGGGCCTTTCTTATTCCAGCCTTCCGCTGTCACATGAAGCACTAGTGTGGTCCCTTAACTTGTGTGAAACAGTCAGTGTTTAATATGTGCCCTACTTTTAATTAAAGTGTGATCCTTCTGCAGTAATGCAGCTATATCAGAggacaaatatttttaacaatTAAAGAGCATATTGCAGGTTATTTTTTTGATGTATATATAATCTTGTCTAAAAAATACcctttgaaaagttaatggagctttgaaatttttttttcaagacatgAGTGCAGGATCCATAAAATTGTGCAGTTGAGGGAAGTTTAAGTACAATGCTGTCAGTTTAAATAGGATCAAATGAGCATTTGTTTGGTGGGGCATTACCAACTGTCAACATTTCACAGTCTTGGTTTTACATACCGTATTTTTTGCACTATGAGGCGCAATTAAAATCCTTAAATGTTCTCAAAAAACAGTAGTGAGCCTTATGtgtgaattcttgttgtgcttactggCCTCAAACCAATTTTAcgtggtacactgcgctcaaaaatctgtcaaaatgtgttAGTGCGAATTTGTTAAGAAACAAAGCCGCTCCTCTAGATGGATTGTgggagcattcccagctgacacagggacgttgtgttaATGTcggtccttggttggatatgggctgCAACGTCAGACgaacgttagataactaattatgtagtgctgacaatcaaccaccatccaacatttagtcagtgttaccttgcTATAATTAGATTTCAAGCCAATGTGATATTTTTAACATAAATCCAATTTTAAAATCCACATCAAGAATTTGATAGATTTGTGGaagacaaattatttaaaatgtgattgtatttttctgtatttgtcacaactgaacaatattctgagttattgtgaATGAATTGAATAAAGTTCGACTtccctgactgttttgtttcgctttataTATGTTTGATCATGTGCCTTTTTACCTagtgcaccttatgtatgaaaatagacccgttcattgatattatgccttatggtccgcaaaatacagTAATACAAATACAGAGACTCTGAATTGAATTGGAAGATAGTATTCTGCAGTACCTGAGGCCTGGTGAGCATTGACCAGGTTGTGACCAGACAGATCCACAGATGCATGATGGACAGGGTTGATGAAATTGGGCTGCACCATGGCATTATTAGCATGCTCAACAGGATTGGCCGTGTGGATTACATTCACCTATACAGGATAAGAACAGAAACACATGTAAACTGTCTCTTGTCAGCAGACCTTTATTTGGGATGAGCCTGGGTCCTGTGAGGGAATGATATGCTACTAATTCTTAAGGAATGCGATGGCATGACTCGAAATCACTtgaatgtgaagaaaataacaaaGTTGGTCATACCTCAACCTTGAAGTCATTGCTGATGTAGCGGCCGTTAAGCTCAGAGCAGACCAACTTGAATTTTCTGTCAAACAGAGCTTCTGTGTGCCAGTTCTTGTAACGGATGAGGTGCAGGACCTGCTCATAGTTGGCCATAGTGTTCACACCTGGAACAAAGAAGAGCTTGTGTCAGCAAAATGTCTCCATGCACAGTAATGTGCAATACAAATGTAGGCTTTTTAGAGAATTTAGAAAATGACTTCTACAATAACAGACAAAAACTTTGATTCAACTAAAAGATTAGCGGAgatcaaaatgttatttttgacCATGTAAATGCCTAAACCACTGTATAAacaatttcattcttttttttttttttggtagtcTTAGCCTTACACAGTTTACAAAGCGTTTCCCTTATATGTATGTAAAGCTGCCCTGTGCTCTATACCATTGATGACAAGCCCCAGGTTAGAGGAACTCATCTCCAGGCCACGCTGCTGCAGCTGGGGCAAGTCCACCTCCAGGCTCTCATGCTCCCCGTCCAGCTCATCTCCCACAACAGTCACTTCGCACGTGTCCAGATTGTGCATGATCTCCTCTGAAACCACAGTCTCTTGGACTGAATAAACAATGGAGAAAAATGTTCACAGTGATGAGTTTTTGGGCACAACACAAATTTTTGATTGTCCACTGTTATTGTGCCAGTTTGCTGTTAGTGTTTATAAACAGACACTGGAAACTTGCAAGCGATGACATGGTTCAAATAGTCTCCTTGCGAAATCACCAGTTGGTTTCATTCAGCTTGCATCTTTTGACTTTCAATATCCAAAATCCTAATCATCTGTGACATTTCTTGTTTGCTGGTTGTGTAATGTGGGTCAGGATAATGCAGGTAATAGCAACAGATCTCTGTAAGCCCTTTCATCCCATATGTCCTGCTGCTCACCACAGGACATTGTACCCCCCCAGTATCTGTGTCAACCTGAGTGCACATTTATTGTCTCCTCGCCTCTTAGCTCATACAGGGTAACAGATGGCACAGCTGGACAACtgacacccccaccccaccccataAAGTAGTAAACACTTTATCTCTTTTCTAGCTTCCTCCCTCTTGCTCTGTCTGGCCAATCCCTTCTTCCTCCAGACATAATCTAATCCTCTGCAGCTACTCTCTGTCTACACAGCTCTCAACTGTATGTTCACTGGGCTCAAAAGTAAGGTTACAAATGTGAGTATGCTAAAGTGGAAAGCCAGTGACTGGAACTCTGGGAATGGGTAGGTTATTAAGTCAAACACAAGCCACTGGGTTAGCGATcggaaaaaatgtattttaacattACCAAGAGCTGTGTGAATTTCTCTCACCTGTGGGGTCATCATCAGCTCCCTCTGCAGCTTCAGACTCAGCGTCTGCCTCCACTTCACGGGTGATAGTGCTCACAATTCGGAGCTCTGGGAAGAGCGTCACACCCTCCTGGCTCTCAAATTCAGCAGCACTGCGGGCGAAGTGGTCAATACCGCTCAGGCTGATCTTGGGCTCTTCAGGCTGCAGCACCATCACATAACCCTCAGCATCTGGGACTGTTACACAGGACTCCTCATTGAAGCATCTGGGGGgaagatttagatttttttttttttttatgaaaacactgtttttccttttgctaATGAGAGTGGTATTTTGAACATTCCCTGcttctgtaaaataaaaaattaaaatgtcctGTTTTGGGAGGCTGATGGGGAAAGAAAACTGAGACTGAGATAATAAACATAAGACTTTATTACTAGCACCATCTTCTGGAAAGTTGCCCTCATGTAGAATTTctaagcatgtttttttttttacattcatgcaATTGTGCGGTTTGATTAACATGCAGTAATTtgaacacatgcaaacaactgtaaatattaaaacacaacacTAACTGGAACTGAACTTACTGGATCAAGCTCTGTAAAAATAGGAGGTTCTTACAATACATTCTTTTCACATATCATCTGTACatgtattcatgtttttctaCTCACATTCATGTTGAATACATCAGAgacattaagaaaataaaaaaagagaataatatttttcccctctctgcaTTCCTCGAGACCGTCTCAGGTTTACTCTCTTTGATATGGAGATCAGATCGAACTCTTTCACCTCTATTTTACTCCAAAAAAACATTCTCAGATTTGAAGGGAAAAGACAGACCCTCTCTGAATATTTATGATGCAAAAAGAAGCTGTCTCATGGGCGCTCCTACCACTAGACTGACAGGTGAGGTGACATAACATAGCCCGACCAGAGAAAATAATAACAGACAGTGAAGTAGTTTCAGTTTCTTAGACTTACTTGACAGTGGTGGAGATGCGAAGGTGCCTGATGCCAGGAGTTGGAAACTGGCGGGAGTTCAAGTATGAGATGTGCTGCATGACTTTATCAAAGGCATCAATGTCGTCACCCTCCACGGTCAGAGAGGACTGGTTGGGGTTGAAGTCCACCTGAGAGAAGAATATGGGATGATGGCGCTGTCATTTGAGGCAACATTGCTTAAAACCGTCATTTATCAAGGCTCAAAAACACATTAGCAtctgttgtcattattattCTGAAATGACACAATGTTATTTCTCACAGGCCAGTGTGGATAATAAGTTTGGGTTCAAGACACTCTAAAAGACTAATAAGAGaaaataatgtattattttttaattgaaccGTCAGGCTGACAGTCAGTTCCTTTCCCTCTTTACCTTGACAGCTGAAGCTACCTCCTCAGGAAGCTGCACATCCAGACCCTCTTTGCAGGTGTACAAACAGTCGATCACCTTCTTGTTCTCCAGTTTGCCAGAGCGAATCATCAGCCCTGCCAGGTTACCCCGGAAAAACTGAGCCATTCGAGCATTTCCGCCTGGATATATCAGGATAGCGgtgcagaaaagaaagaagtaaCAGAGTCAAAAAAGAGTCAAAAAAGTTACTCAACAATATATTTCACAGAATTCACCTTTTCTGGGGTGGTGGTTGAAGCATGCCCTCTCAATGTGTAAAACTGGTGTGAATGGAGGTCATGCAAGTTAGTATGTATGGCCTTACAAGGCCTGAGGCCCCAAGAGCCGGACAGAGGAATCATGAATTAACTTATACAAGCCATGGGCACATGCAAGGTCTGCTTTAGCGGGTAAAGGTACTGCCTTACTGTGGAAAAAACGgcatcaacagaaaaaaagaaaactcaaagGAGATATCTCAGATGTTGATGAAATTAATCCCCTTTAGTCACCTCAGGTTATAATGGAACAAACAATTATCTGAAATTTGGAACCTTGCAATTTCATTACTGTTTCAGTATTGTAAAATGCATCAACCCTAGCAAATCAGAGGGAAAACAATCCCTTCATGACTCCCAGCTAAACCATAATGAGCATAAATCTCTAGCACTGCAGCGTCGGAAACAATCTCACATCAAGGTCACATACTGTGTGTGGTGCTGTAGCTGTGTTATCTGATATGAAGAAGCTACTGCTTCTGACCCGAAGGTCGTGATCTGAAAGAAGAGCTTGTGCATCTAAAATGCTGTAGCCAGGTTAGAGCTTTGAGCTCATTAtgcatctgtttctgttttgcttaTGTATCCAGCTGAGGTGAAAAACAGCCTGGCTGCTGTAGTAAGAAAGATTAAATAGATGGAGGATGAATAAAAttccataaatgaataaataatcaggCGGTATAAACATCACGTTACATTGATTCTGTTTcatgctattaaaaaaaatctttctgcATGTAGAATGTACACAACTCATTCTAGCCAAAATGGTATGAGGATGCAGTTAGCATGGTGGGACACTGTGGACACATGGACATATCTGAGTAAGGGAAAGACTTGAGCAACCTGAGGTGGACTCAGAGACTGtctcattgtcattgtcatgtcCTGAGTTGTCTGTAAAGGACAGAAacaagagagcaggagagacaggaaggaagattgaggagctgcaggagagatTCAGGCGCTACATACACGGTCATGGTGCATTGCGTGAGAATTTAAGAGAGTTAAAACTGTTGGATAAttaacaaacatgcacactatAGTTTACAAAAAGCTCTAATCAAAAGGTGTAATAGATCATCATGCAGCATCTTTTATCCTTAAAAATACtacaaaacactaaaatgatACAGATGCATATCAGTAGTTAAAGCATTTGTATGTATAACAAAttcatctctttattttttccccaaaatgtatttgcacTTCTTACTTAAACAGagataaatattttctgtcaaacaAGAATTGccactcatttattttaattagattGTCAAAAAAAGTGTGTACCTTGCCAGCAGGCACCAATAGTAAGCTGAGTTTCAATCTTGGAGGGATGCAGTGGGTAATCCTCTGTAACCAGGAAGGGCTCAAAGGTTGTCCCATCCACAAACAGGGACACAGTGGGGAACTCTACATTCAGCACATAGTGATGCCATTCTTTGTCACACACCTGAGGAAAACACCCCAGAGGGAATTAAAAGTGTGAAAGTGGTAACTGGATCTATTCTCAAATATCTTGTTTTCAGAGACCATCATTGCGTTAACTTTCACAGTAATTGGCAGAAAAAGCTGCTGACCTGGTCCAGCTTCCAATGAAACTCAGCGGGTTTATAGTTTTTGGCCTCTGACGGATCCTGACGGAGGAGAAGGATCAGCCTGCAGTTGTGGATGTAGAGCGAATAATGGTGTCTGTTCATCTCTGCAGGGGAGCAAATGAGAAAGGAAATCAGGACTTCAAGCATGTTTGCAGGATACGTGAGGACATTTTATAATCAAGTGCCCCaaaacagaagtgaaaacacaacactcatCATCACTGAATTGTTTGAGGTCATTATAGGCAAAAAATGCAACtacttcacaataaaatgacagaaaggaaataCTTAAATCTGTCTTATGGTATTACATTTTACTAATTGCTAGTGATCAGAGAAAAAGTCAGTAAACTGAATGTAAGTTAAGCTAAAGCTCATAACAATGTTCttaatgcttaaaaaaataatccatcTGAACTATTTCACTGCTGGGATTTATCATCTGTTTATGATAATTATGCCATTTCTTGTTCTTAGTAAAAATGCTACTGAAACCAGTTTCACAACCAATTCCTTTATTGCAACCAGCATTCAAAAGGGAAGTATTTATCTGCAAATTCGATCTTTGAGATAGAAATTGCTGAAATTCTTGAAGAGATTGGAATAGTTGTGCTTTTCTCAAAGTGTGACAACTTAATTGGCCGAGtctataaaaaacattttcaacagaaaatgtcatGTGATATTATACTCTGTTCTTAGAACATCATGTCATCAGCCAAGGTAATCAAAATAGACTGTGAAATTCATTCCTTATAAGACTTGAAAGGCTGtacaaaagcttttttctttttcatttaatttcatttaacaaacagggttttcatttagaaaaattatttatatatgtatatagatatatataaaaatatatatataaaaaaaatgttgatgcttcacaaatataaaaatttgtTCTCAAATGTGATATCTAAGTGGCAGGTcagactaattaaaaaaaatttaccgGTGAGTTATAATGTGCATTTCAGTGAATAATGAACAAGAAGATTAAGAGTGAATAGGATTTTTCATGGTTGCTCCACAGGTACTATCCATACTTTATTTTTAGTGTATGAAATGTACTTTTATTATGAAGAATTAAGACCAAATTGTagaagaaa encodes:
- the clstn1 gene encoding calsyntenin-1 isoform X1 codes for the protein MRFRGNKPFASAVGPVPVLVLVLGLLCAVEAAKVNKHKPWIETTYHGIVTENDDKVLLDPPLIALDKDAPLRYAESFEVTLTEEGEICGFRIHGQNVPFEAVVLDKSTGEGVIRAKDKLDCELQKEHTFTIQAYDCGEGPDGANMKKSHKATVHIQVNDINEYSPVFKEKSYKATVIEGKKYDSILKVEAVDADCSFQFSQICNYEIVTPDVPFTIDKDGFIKNTEKLSYGKERMYKLTVTAYDCGKNRASEDVLVKISVKPTCKPSWQGFNKRIEYEPGTGSLALFPSMHLETCDEPITSIRASIELETNHIGKGCDRDTYSEKSLHKLCGARSGTVELLPAPSSSANWTVGLPTDNGHDSDQVFEFNGTQAIKVPDGMVSTSLKEPFTISVWMRHGPGAHEKETILCNSDKTEMNRHHYSLYIHNCRLILLLRQDPSEAKNYKPAEFHWKLDQVCDKEWHHYVLNVEFPTVSLFVDGTTFEPFLVTEDYPLHPSKIETQLTIGACWQDNSGHDNDNETVSESTSGGNARMAQFFRGNLAGLMIRSGKLENKKVIDCLYTCKEGLDVQLPEEVASAVKVDFNPNQSSLTVEGDDIDAFDKVMQHISYLNSRQFPTPGIRHLRISTTVKCFNEESCVTVPDAEGYVMVLQPEEPKISLSGIDHFARSAAEFESQEGVTLFPELRIVSTITREVEADAESEAAEGADDDPTVQETVVSEEIMHNLDTCEVTVVGDELDGEHESLEVDLPQLQQRGLEMSSSNLGLVINGVNTMANYEQVLHLIRYKNWHTEALFDRKFKLVCSELNGRYISNDFKVEVNVIHTANPVEHANNAMVQPNFINPVHHASVDLSGHNLVNAHQASVVPSAATIVIVVCVSFLVFMIILGVFRIRAAHQRTMRDQENGKENEMDWDDSALTITVNPMETYEDQHSSEEEEEEEEESEDGEEEDDITSAESESSEDEEGVEPEDQQGASRQQQLEWDDSTLTY
- the clstn1 gene encoding calsyntenin-1 isoform X3, whose amino-acid sequence is MRFRGNKPFASAVGPVPVLVLVLGLLCAVEAAKVNKHKPWIETTYHGIVTENDDKVLLDPPLIALDKDAPLRYAESFEVTLTEEGEICGFRIHGQNVPFEAVVLDKSTGEGVIRAKDKLDCELQKEHTFTIQAYDCGEGPDGANMKKSHKATVHIQVNDINEYSPVFKEKSYKATVIEGKKYDSILKVEAVDADCSFQFSQICNYEIVTPDVPFTIDKDGFIKNTEKLSYGKERMYKLTVTAYDCGKNRASEDVLVKISVKPTCKPSWQGFNKRIEYEPGTGSLALFPSMHLETCDEPITSIRASIELETNHIGKGCDRDTYSEKSLHKLCGARSGTVELLPAPSSSANWTVGLPTDNGHDSDQVFEFNGTQAIKVPDGMVSTSLKEPFTISVWMRHGPGAHEKETILCNSDKTEMNRHHYSLYIHNCRLILLLRQDPSEAKNYKPAEFHWKLDQVCDKEWHHYVLNVEFPTVSLFVDGTTFEPFLVTEDYPLHPSKIETQLTIGACWQGGNARMAQFFRGNLAGLMIRSGKLENKKVIDCLYTCKEGLDVQLPEEVASAVKVDFNPNQSSLTVEGDDIDAFDKVMQHISYLNSRQFPTPGIRHLRISTTVKCFNEESCVTVPDAEGYVMVLQPEEPKISLSGIDHFARSAAEFESQEGVTLFPELRIVSTITREVEADAESEAAEGADDDPTVQETVVSEEIMHNLDTCEVTVVGDELDGEHESLEVDLPQLQQRGLEMSSSNLGLVINGVNTMANYEQVLHLIRYKNWHTEALFDRKFKLVCSELNGRYISNDFKVEVNVIHTANPVEHANNAMVQPNFINPVHHASVDLSGHNLVNAHQASVVPSAATIVIVVCVSFLVFMIILGVFRIRAAHQRTMRDQENGKENEMDWDDSALTITVNPMETYEDQHSSEEEEEEEEESEDGEEEDDITSAESESSEDEEGVEPEDQQGASRQQQLEWDDSTLTY
- the clstn1 gene encoding calsyntenin-1 isoform X4 is translated as MRFRGNKPFASAVGPVPVLVLVLGLLCAVEAAKVNKHKPWIETTYHGIVTENDDKVLLDPPLIALDKDAPLRYAGEICGFRIHGQNVPFEAVVLDKSTGEGVIRAKDKLDCELQKEHTFTIQAYDCGEGPDGANMKKSHKATVHIQVNDINEYSPVFKEKSYKATVIEGKKYDSILKVEAVDADCSFQFSQICNYEIVTPDVPFTIDKDGFIKNTEKLSYGKERMYKLTVTAYDCGKNRASEDVLVKISVKPTCKPSWQGFNKRIEYEPGTGSLALFPSMHLETCDEPITSIRASIELETNHIGKGCDRDTYSEKSLHKLCGARSGTVELLPAPSSSANWTVGLPTDNGHDSDQVFEFNGTQAIKVPDGMVSTSLKEPFTISVWMRHGPGAHEKETILCNSDKTEMNRHHYSLYIHNCRLILLLRQDPSEAKNYKPAEFHWKLDQVCDKEWHHYVLNVEFPTVSLFVDGTTFEPFLVTEDYPLHPSKIETQLTIGACWQGGNARMAQFFRGNLAGLMIRSGKLENKKVIDCLYTCKEGLDVQLPEEVASAVKVDFNPNQSSLTVEGDDIDAFDKVMQHISYLNSRQFPTPGIRHLRISTTVKCFNEESCVTVPDAEGYVMVLQPEEPKISLSGIDHFARSAAEFESQEGVTLFPELRIVSTITREVEADAESEAAEGADDDPTVQETVVSEEIMHNLDTCEVTVVGDELDGEHESLEVDLPQLQQRGLEMSSSNLGLVINGVNTMANYEQVLHLIRYKNWHTEALFDRKFKLVCSELNGRYISNDFKVEVNVIHTANPVEHANNAMVQPNFINPVHHASVDLSGHNLVNAHQASVVPSAATIVIVVCVSFLVFMIILGVFRIRAAHQRTMRDQENGKENEMDWDDSALTITVNPMETYEDQHSSEEEEEEEEESEDGEEEDDITSAESESSEDEEGVEPEDQQGASRQQQLEWDDSTLTY
- the clstn1 gene encoding calsyntenin-1 isoform X2, with protein sequence MRFRGNKPFASAVGPVPVLVLVLGLLCAVEAAKVNKHKPWIETTYHGIVTENDDKVLLDPPLIALDKDAPLRYAGEICGFRIHGQNVPFEAVVLDKSTGEGVIRAKDKLDCELQKEHTFTIQAYDCGEGPDGANMKKSHKATVHIQVNDINEYSPVFKEKSYKATVIEGKKYDSILKVEAVDADCSFQFSQICNYEIVTPDVPFTIDKDGFIKNTEKLSYGKERMYKLTVTAYDCGKNRASEDVLVKISVKPTCKPSWQGFNKRIEYEPGTGSLALFPSMHLETCDEPITSIRASIELETNHIGKGCDRDTYSEKSLHKLCGARSGTVELLPAPSSSANWTVGLPTDNGHDSDQVFEFNGTQAIKVPDGMVSTSLKEPFTISVWMRHGPGAHEKETILCNSDKTEMNRHHYSLYIHNCRLILLLRQDPSEAKNYKPAEFHWKLDQVCDKEWHHYVLNVEFPTVSLFVDGTTFEPFLVTEDYPLHPSKIETQLTIGACWQDNSGHDNDNETVSESTSGGNARMAQFFRGNLAGLMIRSGKLENKKVIDCLYTCKEGLDVQLPEEVASAVKVDFNPNQSSLTVEGDDIDAFDKVMQHISYLNSRQFPTPGIRHLRISTTVKCFNEESCVTVPDAEGYVMVLQPEEPKISLSGIDHFARSAAEFESQEGVTLFPELRIVSTITREVEADAESEAAEGADDDPTVQETVVSEEIMHNLDTCEVTVVGDELDGEHESLEVDLPQLQQRGLEMSSSNLGLVINGVNTMANYEQVLHLIRYKNWHTEALFDRKFKLVCSELNGRYISNDFKVEVNVIHTANPVEHANNAMVQPNFINPVHHASVDLSGHNLVNAHQASVVPSAATIVIVVCVSFLVFMIILGVFRIRAAHQRTMRDQENGKENEMDWDDSALTITVNPMETYEDQHSSEEEEEEEEESEDGEEEDDITSAESESSEDEEGVEPEDQQGASRQQQLEWDDSTLTY